The Haloplasma contractile SSD-17B genome has a segment encoding these proteins:
- a CDS encoding S-ribosylhomocysteine lyase has product MDKVVVESFTMDHTKVNAPFVRECGIIETPQGEIISKFDLRFTQPNKEIMSTAAVHGLEHLLAGYLREELEDIVDISPMGCRTGFYLILIGKRDESIIARAWINALNKVLFAEVIPARNPVQCGNYKDLSLFGAKEYAKEVVKKLEDKYKGGINNEV; this is encoded by the coding sequence ATGGATAAGGTAGTTGTTGAAAGTTTTACAATGGATCATACTAAAGTAAACGCTCCGTTTGTTAGAGAGTGTGGGATTATTGAGACACCACAAGGAGAAATAATCAGCAAATTTGATTTACGCTTTACACAGCCAAACAAAGAGATTATGTCGACCGCTGCAGTTCATGGATTAGAGCATTTATTAGCAGGTTATTTGCGCGAAGAGTTAGAGGACATAGTAGATATCTCACCTATGGGTTGTAGAACAGGATTCTACTTAATTCTTATAGGGAAACGAGACGAAAGCATAATAGCGAGAGCCTGGATTAACGCACTAAACAAAGTGCTTTTTGCAGAAGTAATACCTGCTAGAAACCCGGTCCAATGTGGAAATTACAAAGACTTATCGTTATTTGGAGCAAAAGAATATGCAAAAGAAGTAGTAAAAAAATTAGAAGACAAATATAAAGGGGGAATAAACAATGAAGTTTAA
- a CDS encoding DUF438 domain-containing protein yields MSEFINNREKKQNDDNRKFRQEKLKELILRLHDNEDFNTVKKEFEEVFGKISATEISELEQELIREGMKVEEVQRLCDVHSAVFKGSIDEIHGYTSERVTEGHPINTMLIENEAIGQFINIKFMFHLDLFKDHDNEQTRGKLKKDLRTLYEIDKHYLRKENLLFPYLEKYGVYGPAKVMWGVDDEIRKEIKDTIKMIEDRDSLSDAIVFQIEELIHKVNEMIFKEEKILLPMTEEKLTQDEWFSIQEESDNLGYTFIEQPDKWIPKKIDDGIDKEPTLHEHLPDGKIRFETGLIGTKELEFMLNAMPVDLTFIDQDDVVRYFSNGTERIFPRTKAVIGRTVQNCHPPQSVHMVEKLLRDFKNGKKEVENFWIQMRGMFVYIRYFAVRDHEGNYLGTLEFTENIKGIKELEGEKRLLSDDE; encoded by the coding sequence ATGAGTGAGTTCATCAATAATCGCGAAAAAAAACAGAACGACGATAATCGTAAATTTCGTCAAGAGAAACTGAAAGAATTAATACTAAGACTTCACGATAACGAGGATTTTAATACAGTAAAGAAAGAGTTTGAAGAAGTGTTTGGTAAAATTTCTGCTACTGAAATATCCGAACTTGAACAGGAACTAATCCGGGAAGGGATGAAAGTTGAAGAAGTACAGCGTCTATGTGATGTACATAGTGCAGTGTTTAAAGGATCAATAGATGAAATTCATGGTTACACATCCGAACGTGTGACTGAAGGTCACCCTATAAATACAATGCTTATAGAAAATGAAGCTATAGGTCAGTTTATTAACATTAAGTTTATGTTCCATCTTGATTTATTTAAGGATCATGATAATGAACAAACAAGAGGTAAGTTAAAAAAAGACTTACGTACTCTGTATGAAATAGACAAACACTATCTGCGAAAAGAAAATCTATTATTCCCATACCTTGAAAAATACGGTGTATATGGTCCTGCTAAAGTTATGTGGGGAGTAGATGATGAAATCAGGAAAGAAATTAAAGACACAATTAAAATGATTGAAGACAGAGATAGTCTTTCAGATGCGATTGTTTTTCAAATAGAAGAATTGATTCATAAGGTCAATGAGATGATTTTCAAAGAAGAAAAAATTCTTTTACCGATGACAGAGGAAAAATTAACACAGGATGAGTGGTTCTCTATCCAAGAAGAAAGTGATAATTTAGGATACACATTTATAGAGCAACCTGACAAGTGGATTCCTAAAAAGATAGATGATGGAATAGACAAAGAACCAACGCTTCATGAACACCTGCCAGATGGTAAGATTCGTTTTGAAACTGGTTTAATAGGTACTAAGGAATTAGAGTTTATGTTAAATGCAATGCCTGTAGATTTAACCTTTATTGATCAAGATGATGTTGTTCGTTACTTCTCTAATGGAACAGAGCGTATCTTCCCTAGAACTAAGGCCGTTATAGGACGTACAGTTCAAAATTGTCACCCGCCTCAAAGTGTCCATATGGTTGAAAAACTATTACGAGATTTTAAGAATGGAAAGAAGGAAGTAGAGAATTTCTGGATACAAATGAGAGGAATGTTTGTTTATATTCGTTACTTCGCTGTACGGGATCACGAAGGAAATTATCTAGGAACATTAGAGTTTACAGAAAATATAAAAGGAATTAAAGAACTCGAAGGTGAAAAACGTCTCTTATCAGATGATGAATAA
- a CDS encoding PLP-dependent cysteine synthase family protein, with amino-acid sequence MKYYNHVHEMIGNTPLIKINNFELPNEVSLFAKLEYINPGGSIKDRIGKWMIDKAEQRGELKKGDTIIEATAGNTGIGIALAALNKGYEVIFVVPSKFSVEKQLIMKALGAKIINTPTEKGLKGAFEKINELKHQLDNVFIPDQFNNMDNPEIHYLTTGKELYEQMDGKIDCFVSGAGSGGTFSGVMNYLIERIPHIRGVLADPYGSTMGGGQKGSYQIEGIGNDFMPKTMNKSLVNEVIKVSDENAFQMVKELALKEGLLVGSSSGAAFYAALEKARSMKTGNVIMIFADQSDRYLSKGIFN; translated from the coding sequence ATGAAATATTATAATCATGTTCATGAGATGATTGGAAATACTCCACTTATAAAGATTAATAATTTTGAGTTACCTAATGAAGTCTCACTTTTTGCAAAACTAGAATATATAAATCCTGGGGGATCAATTAAAGATCGCATTGGAAAATGGATGATAGATAAAGCGGAACAACGAGGGGAACTTAAAAAGGGAGATACTATTATTGAAGCGACTGCAGGAAACACAGGGATTGGTATAGCATTAGCAGCGCTTAATAAAGGATATGAAGTTATATTCGTAGTTCCAAGTAAATTTTCAGTTGAAAAACAGTTAATAATGAAAGCATTAGGGGCAAAAATTATTAATACACCAACTGAAAAAGGATTAAAAGGCGCATTTGAAAAAATTAACGAATTAAAACACCAATTGGATAATGTATTCATACCGGATCAGTTCAATAATATGGATAATCCTGAAATTCACTATTTAACCACGGGGAAAGAATTATATGAGCAAATGGATGGTAAAATAGATTGTTTTGTATCTGGAGCAGGGTCTGGAGGAACGTTCTCTGGAGTTATGAACTATTTAATAGAACGAATCCCTCATATAAGAGGGGTTCTTGCCGATCCTTATGGTTCTACAATGGGTGGAGGTCAAAAAGGGAGTTATCAAATTGAAGGTATAGGAAATGATTTTATGCCAAAAACAATGAATAAGTCGTTAGTTAATGAAGTAATTAAGGTGAGTGATGAGAATGCATTTCAAATGGTAAAGGAACTAGCACTAAAAGAAGGACTTTTAGTTGGCTCATCATCAGGTGCTGCGTTTTATGCTGCACTAGAAAAAGCACGGAGTATGAAAACAGGAAATGTAATAATGATATTTGCAGATCAATCGGATCGTTATTTAAGTAAGGGTATATTTAATTAA
- a CDS encoding YbaN family protein, whose protein sequence is MNKFVRILLIFSGSLSVGLGVIGIFLPLLPTTPFLLLGASCYLKSSSKLYKWLISNKYLGIYIKNYYEKKGIPLKAKIYALTLLWISISYSVFFIIEIQIVRIVLLIIALLVSGHIFTQHTLTKEEIEESKLLEN, encoded by the coding sequence ATGAATAAGTTTGTAAGAATACTATTAATTTTTAGCGGTTCATTATCAGTCGGGTTAGGTGTGATTGGAATTTTTTTACCTCTATTACCTACAACTCCATTTTTACTTCTCGGGGCGTCTTGTTACTTAAAGAGTTCATCTAAGCTATATAAATGGTTGATTAGTAATAAGTATCTTGGTATCTATATTAAGAATTACTATGAGAAAAAAGGAATACCACTTAAAGCCAAGATTTATGCATTAACTTTATTATGGATTTCAATTAGTTATTCGGTATTTTTTATCATTGAAATTCAAATCGTACGAATCGTCCTATTAATAATTGCACTTTTGGTTTCAGGGCATATTTTTACTCAACATACATTGACTAAAGAAGAAATTGAGGAAAGCAAATTACTAGAAAACTAA
- a CDS encoding TMEM164 family acyltransferase — protein MNAQFEMWSYFHYFMIVFPFILTIILYLYVRKKSYSVKRNIALLMGIIMVIILALRQIYIFNKDGGLSPEVIPFQVCHFANFTMLLVAINKRYRVIGAISWCLNFPAGLASVIFADGLENYSNVLNMQGIAYILGHMLIVSMGLYLLLTKMIKINLKTLFKMYKVVTVLFLASVLINNWFIKIFNEKSNYFYTYTPEKGTPLEDLFNLGLNYELLGITFNPIYLLLLAGVGFILTFIMFLISKIRYIRFE, from the coding sequence ATGAATGCTCAGTTTGAAATGTGGAGTTATTTTCATTACTTTATGATTGTATTTCCATTTATTTTAACAATTATTTTATATCTATATGTTAGAAAAAAATCCTATTCAGTAAAACGCAATATAGCACTATTGATGGGAATCATTATGGTCATCATTTTAGCACTAAGACAAATTTATATCTTTAATAAAGATGGTGGATTAAGTCCCGAAGTAATCCCTTTTCAAGTGTGTCATTTTGCTAACTTCACAATGCTACTGGTTGCAATTAATAAAAGGTATCGAGTGATTGGTGCCATCTCTTGGTGTTTAAACTTTCCTGCAGGACTTGCATCTGTCATATTTGCTGATGGCTTAGAAAATTACAGTAATGTATTAAACATGCAAGGGATAGCTTACATTTTAGGTCACATGCTAATTGTATCGATGGGACTATACTTACTACTTACTAAGATGATTAAGATTAATTTAAAAACGCTTTTTAAGATGTATAAGGTAGTGACTGTGTTATTTCTGGCATCTGTCTTAATTAATAACTGGTTTATTAAAATTTTTAATGAAAAATCGAATTATTTCTATACATATACACCTGAAAAAGGGACTCCTCTTGAGGACCTATTCAATTTAGGATTAAATTATGAACTACTGGGTATTACCTTTAATCCGATTTACTTATTGTTACTAGCTGGTGTAGGGTTTATTTTAACGTTTATTATGTTTTTAATTTCAAAAATACGCTATATAAGGTTTGAATAA
- a CDS encoding bifunctional cystathionine gamma-lyase/homocysteine desulfhydrase: protein MKFNSLVIHGGIDGDEHTGSVNVPIYQTSTYRQEEVGKHKGYEYSRTGNPTRFALEQLIADLESGYKGFAFGSGMAAISSVLMMFNSSDHIIFSDDVYGGSYRVVSKIFTNLGLEHTFTNTSDIKNIENAIKPNTKAIYIETPTNPLMKLTNIKEVAKVAKNNNLLLIVDNTFMTPYLQKPIELGADLVLHSATKYLGGHSDLVAGLVVVNTEELAERLHFIQNSVGGILGPMDSFLLIRGIKTLSVRMEKHCQNAMKIISWLEQQDFVTHIHYPKFDRNEDAKSQMKHYGGMISFDVKNTDIQNKILSNLHVITLAESLGGIETLISVPSRMTHASIPSETRKQLGITDTLIRLSVGIEDSDDIIRELDITNK from the coding sequence ATGAAGTTTAATTCATTAGTTATTCATGGCGGTATTGATGGTGATGAACACACAGGATCTGTAAATGTACCTATATACCAAACATCAACTTATAGACAAGAAGAGGTAGGTAAACATAAAGGTTATGAGTATTCAAGAACGGGGAACCCAACACGATTTGCTTTAGAACAATTAATAGCAGATTTGGAAAGTGGATATAAGGGATTTGCTTTTGGATCCGGGATGGCTGCTATATCATCAGTACTAATGATGTTTAATTCTTCTGATCACATCATTTTCAGTGATGATGTATATGGTGGTTCCTATCGTGTTGTAAGTAAGATTTTTACAAACCTTGGATTAGAGCATACATTTACAAATACAAGTGATATTAAAAATATTGAAAACGCAATTAAACCAAATACTAAAGCCATCTATATTGAAACACCGACAAATCCACTTATGAAATTAACAAATATTAAAGAAGTAGCCAAAGTGGCAAAGAACAATAATCTATTATTAATTGTCGATAATACGTTTATGACACCGTACTTGCAAAAACCAATCGAATTAGGTGCGGATCTTGTATTACATAGTGCAACAAAATATTTAGGTGGACATAGTGATTTGGTCGCAGGTCTTGTTGTCGTAAATACAGAAGAGTTGGCAGAACGTCTGCATTTCATTCAAAATTCAGTAGGTGGAATCTTGGGACCAATGGATAGTTTTCTTTTAATTCGAGGGATTAAAACCTTATCAGTGCGCATGGAAAAGCATTGTCAAAATGCAATGAAAATTATATCATGGTTAGAACAACAAGACTTTGTTACACACATCCATTATCCAAAGTTTGATAGGAATGAAGACGCGAAGTCTCAAATGAAACATTATGGTGGAATGATTAGTTTTGATGTAAAAAATACTGACATACAGAATAAGATACTAAGTAATCTACATGTTATTACGCTTGCAGAGAGTTTAGGAGGAATTGAGACTTTAATATCAGTTCCCTCTCGTATGACACATGCATCAATTCCGTCAGAAACTAGAAAACAGTTAGGGATCACAGATACATTAATTCGATTATCAGTGGGAATAGAGGATTCCGATGATATTATTCGTGAACTTGATATCACAAATAAGTAA
- a CDS encoding DUF362 domain-containing protein gives MIKYKEQDVAITHNDEEVKAVEEGLKLIKAKTIFQKDDVVVITPNWVHAEGPNDQSRGEVVGKETLRFIIKWVKKQDPKRIVVATGSGGGNSRDIMKKVGYEDVMRDEEIEFIDYNEGPYDTLTIGHKLIPSLKINKILSEKTKLISFTQLKQHEESTMSAAIKNVTMSIPSTEEHGTPKKETGIHDDLHGFITKMASHTKIDLSIVSANPAMVGTGPNKGTGVHTGLVICGNNPVSTDTIGARLLGFKPQAIQYLYELEKLQQGETDINKMNLKGIGLKKAEQIFTEKVYGKKIAID, from the coding sequence ATGATCAAATATAAAGAACAGGATGTTGCAATTACACATAATGATGAGGAAGTAAAAGCGGTGGAGGAAGGATTAAAATTAATTAAGGCGAAGACTATATTTCAGAAAGACGATGTAGTTGTCATCACTCCCAACTGGGTGCATGCGGAGGGCCCCAATGACCAAAGTCGTGGTGAGGTAGTTGGTAAGGAGACATTACGGTTCATTATCAAGTGGGTTAAGAAACAAGATCCAAAACGTATAGTAGTAGCGACTGGTTCCGGTGGTGGAAATTCTCGTGATATTATGAAGAAGGTTGGATATGAAGATGTGATGCGTGATGAAGAGATTGAATTCATTGATTATAATGAGGGACCTTATGACACTCTTACAATCGGTCATAAGCTGATTCCATCCCTAAAGATTAATAAAATTCTAAGTGAAAAGACAAAGCTTATTTCATTTACACAACTTAAACAACACGAAGAATCAACGATGTCAGCAGCTATAAAGAATGTAACTATGTCAATTCCTTCTACAGAGGAACATGGCACACCTAAAAAAGAAACGGGTATACATGATGATTTACATGGCTTTATCACAAAAATGGCATCCCATACCAAAATTGATTTATCAATCGTTAGTGCTAATCCCGCTATGGTAGGTACTGGTCCAAATAAGGGGACGGGTGTACATACTGGACTCGTCATCTGCGGGAATAATCCAGTAAGTACAGATACAATTGGTGCACGCTTGTTAGGTTTTAAACCACAAGCAATACAGTATTTGTATGAATTAGAGAAGTTACAGCAAGGGGAAACCGATATTAATAAAATGAATTTAAAGGGAATTGGTTTGAAGAAGGCGGAGCAAATTTTCACTGAAAAAGTTTATGGTAAAAAAATAGCGATTGATTAA
- a CDS encoding class I SAM-dependent methyltransferase, giving the protein MSDFRELFDQWAPYYDETITDKNGEYKEVFENYKSILFGIAEEVSDYRTILEIGTGTGNLAEVLVNQGLDVTCIEPSKEMRSIATKKHPNLNISDGSFLSIPFVNKKFDAIVSSYAFHHLTLEEKQQAVNYLNQFIKPAGKLIIADSMFETPAYKEGLLKTVRNQNAKRLLYDLETEFYEYLDDMFNLFSQLNYEVTVTKKNKYVWILVATKGGFLDG; this is encoded by the coding sequence ATGAGTGATTTTAGGGAGTTATTTGATCAGTGGGCACCTTATTATGACGAAACGATTACCGATAAAAACGGAGAATACAAAGAAGTATTTGAAAACTATAAGTCAATATTGTTTGGCATAGCTGAAGAAGTTAGTGATTATCGTACTATACTAGAAATAGGAACGGGAACCGGAAATCTAGCGGAAGTTTTAGTAAATCAAGGGTTAGATGTTACCTGTATAGAACCTTCGAAAGAAATGAGATCGATTGCAACAAAAAAACATCCAAATTTAAACATTAGTGATGGCAGCTTCTTATCAATACCATTTGTTAATAAAAAGTTTGATGCAATCGTTTCTTCATATGCATTCCATCACTTAACGTTAGAAGAGAAACAACAAGCGGTTAATTACTTGAATCAGTTTATAAAACCGGCTGGTAAACTAATCATAGCAGACAGTATGTTTGAAACACCGGCATACAAAGAGGGGTTATTGAAGACTGTCAGAAACCAAAATGCAAAACGATTATTATATGATTTAGAGACAGAATTTTATGAATACCTAGACGACATGTTCAATTTGTTTAGCCAATTAAACTATGAAGTTACAGTTACTAAAAAAAATAAATATGTTTGGATATTAGTTGCAACTAAGGGAGGATTTTTAGATGGATAA
- a CDS encoding GNAT family N-acetyltransferase, with amino-acid sequence MNYPIAALPQLETDRIILREISQDDALGMFNYAKRENVGPKAGWPPHEQIEQTSEIIKNMQESMLTETNIGVWAIVHKDDQKMIGTVGLHRLDQKKECVELGYVLSPDYCGQGLMKEACTTLIRWCFEDLQLYRLECGHFEFNTQSKRVIEKLGFRFEGISRKKVVLLDGSRCDLYNYSILKPEYNSKKLPW; translated from the coding sequence ATGAATTATCCAATAGCAGCTCTACCACAACTTGAAACAGATCGGATTATATTGAGAGAAATTAGTCAAGACGATGCGTTAGGAATGTTTAATTATGCAAAACGAGAGAATGTAGGACCAAAAGCAGGATGGCCCCCACATGAACAAATTGAACAAACTAGTGAAATTATAAAGAATATGCAGGAGAGTATGTTAACTGAAACTAATATTGGAGTGTGGGCAATTGTACACAAAGATGATCAGAAGATGATAGGGACGGTTGGTTTACATCGTTTAGATCAGAAAAAAGAATGTGTAGAGTTGGGATATGTATTAAGTCCTGATTATTGCGGACAAGGACTAATGAAGGAAGCGTGTACTACTTTAATAAGATGGTGTTTTGAGGATCTTCAGTTATACCGTCTAGAGTGTGGTCATTTTGAATTTAACACCCAATCAAAACGAGTGATCGAAAAACTAGGTTTTAGGTTTGAAGGTATCTCTAGAAAGAAAGTTGTATTACTAGATGGTTCAAGGTGTGATTTATACAATTATTCAATTTTAAAACCTGAATATAATAGTAAGAAACTACCATGGTAA
- a CDS encoding helix-turn-helix domain-containing protein: protein MLNTKKTGAYICKLRKTNDLTQLELAEKLHVSHQAISKWERGESMPDIQTLPKLAQIFKLTIDELLNGELLPHTEKNATYTEGKIIEHISSGEAGKVLELVQEKSNPLEKIVNIAPMIKTSEMDEIMANTEGIKFKVNDIIALAPFLSDDSLHKLVVTMINDSNDLDFSHITELVPFLSRETLRTLIDHINNQQIDSKVLLSLAPFLDEISLDKLANNILDQSLTGVSLAELAPFLSQATLAKLIDRINEESINVENSIALVPFLDQESVELLANKLLDKKIDGNTIAKLAPFLSRDALNKLANRIGKETNMDTDVFMQLAPFMGEDLLDHIVQTAMNRKNK, encoded by the coding sequence ATGTTAAATACGAAAAAAACAGGAGCTTATATTTGTAAGTTAAGAAAAACAAATGATTTAACACAATTAGAGTTGGCTGAGAAATTACATGTTAGTCATCAGGCAATTTCTAAATGGGAGCGTGGGGAATCTATGCCAGATATACAAACGCTACCTAAACTTGCACAAATTTTTAAACTTACTATAGATGAGCTTTTAAACGGGGAACTATTACCGCACACTGAAAAGAACGCTACCTATACAGAGGGTAAGATTATTGAGCATATTTCAAGTGGTGAAGCAGGAAAGGTTTTAGAATTAGTTCAGGAAAAGTCTAATCCTTTAGAGAAAATTGTAAATATAGCACCTATGATCAAGACAAGTGAAATGGATGAAATAATGGCAAACACTGAGGGGATCAAATTTAAAGTTAACGATATAATTGCATTAGCACCCTTTTTATCAGATGATTCGCTTCACAAACTTGTTGTAACTATGATTAATGACTCAAACGATCTTGATTTTAGTCACATAACTGAGTTGGTTCCATTTCTATCAAGGGAAACACTAAGAACTTTAATAGACCATATAAACAACCAGCAGATAGATAGTAAGGTACTCCTTTCATTAGCACCTTTTCTTGATGAGATTTCTCTAGATAAGCTTGCTAATAATATTCTAGATCAATCTCTTACTGGTGTATCACTTGCTGAACTTGCACCTTTCTTAAGTCAAGCTACGCTAGCTAAACTTATCGATCGTATAAATGAAGAATCAATTAATGTAGAAAATAGTATTGCGCTAGTGCCCTTCTTAGACCAAGAGTCTGTAGAGCTATTAGCGAATAAACTATTAGACAAAAAAATAGATGGAAACACCATCGCGAAGCTTGCACCATTTTTAAGTAGAGATGCTTTAAATAAACTTGCAAACAGAATAGGCAAAGAGACTAACATGGATACCGATGTATTCATGCAACTGGCACCTTTTATGGGTGAAGATTTACTAGATCATATAGTTCAAACAGCTATGAATCGTAAAAATAAATAA
- a CDS encoding class I SAM-dependent methyltransferase: MDFSIKKLKEIGSKISDKEVKSVLERIEIKPGQTVMDLGAGAGIYTLAIADAIGKDGHVYSVDTRKEILAYIESQATDKGFNNITYIEAESPIYDINQSSLDIIFTRNVLHHLPAAIDYITRLNDYLKDEGLLVLIDHSKGANIPGHSDDDFYTVDLVKELGINAGYSFYKTFDVKKNKLFVILKK; this comes from the coding sequence ATGGATTTTTCGATTAAAAAACTGAAGGAAATAGGTTCTAAGATTTCTGATAAGGAAGTTAAAAGTGTACTAGAACGAATTGAGATAAAACCAGGTCAAACCGTTATGGATTTAGGCGCTGGTGCAGGGATTTACACACTTGCAATAGCAGATGCTATAGGTAAAGATGGACATGTCTATTCAGTTGATACTCGAAAAGAGATTCTTGCCTATATAGAGTCTCAGGCAACAGATAAAGGATTTAATAATATAACGTATATTGAAGCAGAATCACCTATCTATGATATAAATCAGTCTTCATTAGATATTATTTTTACTCGGAATGTACTTCATCATTTGCCAGCTGCAATTGATTATATAACACGACTAAACGATTATTTAAAGGATGAAGGGTTATTAGTGCTGATTGATCACTCAAAAGGAGCGAATATTCCTGGTCATAGTGATGATGATTTCTATACGGTTGACCTTGTAAAGGAACTTGGGATTAACGCAGGTTATTCATTTTATAAAACGTTTGATGTAAAAAAAAATAAGTTATTTGTCATCTTAAAAAAATAA